The nucleotide window TCGGTCACGACCACCCCGGCATTCGACATAAAGCCCTGATTATCCGTAGCCTCGCCGGCAACCCCTTGCACGTAGTACGTATTGGGGGCCACTTCGATCAGATTCATCTCTACGTCAGTGGGCTCGTAGGGTACGTTCGCCCAGGGATTCTCCGCCTGCGCCGCCGCCACAAACAATCCGCCGCACAGCAGCATCACACCAACAGCAATATCTTTCACGGGCATGGTCATCCAGTCATTTAATGTTAATTGTATTAGCCCTGAATCCGTGGCTTAACCACGGATTCAGGTTAGCGTCTGGCGCGGAAAAACCGCCGCAACAGATCACCGCATTCCCCTGCCAGCACACCACCCTCAACCTGCACGGCATGGTTAAACTGATCACTGCCCAGCAGGGAAAACGCGCTGCCGGCGGCGCCGACCCGCGGATCCGTTGCACCATACACCACCCGCGCAACACGCGCATGAATAATGGCCCCGGCGCACATCACGCAGGGTTCCAGTGTGACGTAGAGCGTGGTGCCGGGCAGGCGATAATTCTCCTCTGCCAGGCCCGCGGCGCGCAAGGCCATCACCTCGGCATGCGCGGTAGGGTCATGGCTGACTAGCGGCTGATTCCAGCCTTCGGCAAGCAACCCGCCCTCGCGCACAATCACGGCACCGACCGGCACTTCACCTTGTTGCTCAGCGCGCTGTGCCAGCAACAGGGCATGGCGCATCCAGTGGCTATCGTTCATTAGCATATCAGCATCAGCGCAAATAATGGAGTGATTGGCTATTCCATTCGACTGTAAACAAGCCACAAAAAGCCGGTGATGACGCGGTTTTTTCGGCCATCATCAGTGTCGATACCATGAAAAATACCCTGTTCAATAATTCTTTAGAGGGCACATTATGAGGCATACCCGCGATGGCGGCCAGAAGGGCCTGCTGTTCTGGATAACAAGCCATCCCAAGCCATCAATGTCCCGCAAGCGCCGCTCCCAAATCGTCATGTTGCCATGCGATCGATCCCGGTTTGCATGAGACCCAATCGCGCGGCCTCTTCACGCCAGGTTGCAAGCGCATGCCCGACCTTCGAGGTCGCCCACCCACGGCGGACGAGGGTCGTGCTATGTACGTCAGCGTACAGATCGCGCGTGATAATACGACTAATCTTTTGCCTCATCCGGAGTTTTCCCTGCGATCGATGCAGGACGTCGCTGCGCAGGATGCGCCAGCGGTGAAAGGCGGGCTCCGGCATCCGGCTACCCGGATGGCTATTTCCGCCCGTCGGGCTGCCCAGGAACAACCTAACCAGCAAGGAGCATCAAGATGTATAACATACGAAGCCAAGTCCGCTCACTCGCGCTCGCGACGGCCGCCATCGTCACCATAAGCGTAATGAATCAGGCAGGCGCGGCAACCGCTGAGGATCTGGATAAGGATTCCCGGCAGGCCTTGCAGACGCTCTATCAAACCGAACCTGTTGCCAAAACGCTTTCGAGCACGGCCAAGGCGGTGTTGGTGTTCCCCAATATCATCAAGGCCGGCCTGGTGTTTGGCGGCAGTTATGGCGAAGGCGTGTTGATAAAGGGCTCGAAAGTCACCGATTATTACAACTCCGTTACCGGATCCTGGGGTCTGCAAATAGGTGCCCAGTCCTACGGATACGCCGTGTTTCTGATGACGGATAAGGCGGTTAGTTACGTCGAAAAGACCCAGGGCTGGGAAATTGGCGTGGGTCCGACCGTTGTTGTGGTCGACGAGGGGGTGGCAAAGAATCTTTCGACATCCTCGCTAAAGAATGATGCCTATGCGTTTATTTTCAGCCAGCAAGGATTGATGGCGGGCATCAGCATCGAGGGCACGAAGATTTCCCGGATCAAACGCTAAATCAACAAGGGACCGGAGGCAAGCTGCCTCCGTCCTGACAGGGGAAACCCTACTGGCGCTCGTGAATTACCCGTCGA belongs to Gammaproteobacteria bacterium and includes:
- the tadA gene encoding tRNA adenosine(34) deaminase TadA, whose protein sequence is MNDSHWMRHALLLAQRAEQQGEVPVGAVIVREGGLLAEGWNQPLVSHDPTAHAEVMALRAAGLAEENYRLPGTTLYVTLEPCVMCAGAIIHARVARVVYGATDPRVGAAGSAFSLLGSDQFNHAVQVEGGVLAGECGDLLRRFFRARR
- a CDS encoding YSC84-related protein — encoded protein: MYNIRSQVRSLALATAAIVTISVMNQAGAATAEDLDKDSRQALQTLYQTEPVAKTLSSTAKAVLVFPNIIKAGLVFGGSYGEGVLIKGSKVTDYYNSVTGSWGLQIGAQSYGYAVFLMTDKAVSYVEKTQGWEIGVGPTVVVVDEGVAKNLSTSSLKNDAYAFIFSQQGLMAGISIEGTKISRIKR